The DNA region TTTTTGCTCCAATTTTTTTAAATTTATCCATGATTTTTTCATATCCTCTATTAATGTGTTGTGTGCCAAAAACTACTGATTTTCCTTCAGCGGCTAATGCAGCAATGACTAGCGCTGCACCTCCACGTAAGTCTTTTGATTTAACTTCCGCACCAGATAACGGCTTGTTGTCACCAGTTATAATTGCTTTATTACCAACAATACTAATATTAGCATCCATCCTGTTTAATTCCATAACATGCATAAATCTATTCTCAAAAACAGTTTCAGTAATAATGCTTTTCCCTGGAACAGTTGCCAGAAAGCTCATTAATAAAGGCTGCATGTCTGTTGAAAAAGCTGGATATGGTCCAGTTTTTACTGAAAGGGGTTGTGGTTCCGAACTTTCAGCATAAATTTTTAGAATATCATTTTGAGGAAATTCATGTTTAATGTTTGTTCTTTCTAGAATATTGATTAAGTCAGGGATATGTTCTTTATCAACATTCTTTAAGGTTAAGTTACTTCTTGTTGCTGTTGCTGCCATTGCAAATGTTGCTGTTTCAATTCTGTCTGGAATAATTCTATGTTTAACGGAAGTAAGCTCCTTTACTCCTTCGATTTGTATTGTTGAGGACCCCGCACCTTTAATTTTGGCTCCAGCTTTATTTAAAAAATCTGCTAAAGCAATAATTTCTGGTTCTCTAGCAACGTTTTTGAGTATTGTTTTTCCCTCTACTAAGGTAGCTGTCATCATTAGATTTTCAGTTGCTCCAACACTAGGAAAGTCTAACCTGAAGTTTGCTGGAGTTAGTGGTCCTTCAGTTTTAAGAATAACAAAACCATGCTCAACACTAGTTTTCATGCCGAAAGCTTCTAGCCCTTTAAGATGAATGTTTACAGGTCTTGAACCAATCAAACACCCGCCTGGATAAGGTATTTTTGCCATCCCTACTCTCGCAACTATGGCCCCAG from Candidatus Margulisiibacteriota bacterium includes:
- the murA gene encoding UDP-N-acetylglucosamine 1-carboxyvinyltransferase; this encodes MGKLTVFGPTKLAGEVIISGSKNAALPILVSTVLFKSSVTLTNVPELTDIITAIRLLSSLGMRAEFSNNEVRIQGTEDLRHIAPYELITKMRASFFVAGAIVARVGMAKIPYPGGCLIGSRPVNIHLKGLEAFGMKTSVEHGFVILKTEGPLTPANFRLDFPSVGATENLMMTATLVEGKTILKNVAREPEIIALADFLNKAGAKIKGAGSSTIQIEGVKELTSVKHRIIPDRIETATFAMAATATRSNLTLKNVDKEHIPDLINILERTNIKHEFPQNDILKIYAESSEPQPLSVKTGPYPAFSTDMQPLLMSFLATVPGKSIITETVFENRFMHVMELNRMDANISIVGNKAIITGDNKPLSGAEVKSKDLRGGAALVIAALAAEGKSVVFGTQHINRGYEKIMDKFKKIGAKIEENEESK